Proteins encoded together in one Xyrauchen texanus isolate HMW12.3.18 chromosome 50, RBS_HiC_50CHRs, whole genome shotgun sequence window:
- the LOC127641272 gene encoding claudin-1 isoform X2 yields the protein MAVQLFSYILSIIGLCGLILATISNEWKITGHDNDETVYQVKYEGLWMKCHADPTIHNTKCISYISIFHQLEIQASRAVMLISIVLSTMAALGTISGLRCTRFLDGNEAVKNKVSFIGGILFMLSGLLAVAITVWIMYRIVEDFNEDDKREDRYVIGRALYGALAAALLSLIGGTLLCVCSITHLRSHKKISKHPISNSSGKDYV from the exons ATGGCTGTTCAGCTTTTCAGTTATATTCTCTCCATTATCGGATTATGCGGATTAATTCTAGCCACAATTTCGAATGAATGGAAAATCACAGGACACGATAATGATGAAACTGTTTATCAGGTCAAATACGAAGGACTGTGGATGAAGTGCCATGCAGACCCCACCATTCACAATACAAAATGCATCAGTTACATTTCCATTTTTCATCAATTGG AAATCCAGGCGAGCAGAGCAGTAATGCTCATAAGCATCGTCCTTTCAACAATGGCTGCACTAGGGACCATCTCTGGCCTCAGATGCACAAGATTTCTAGATGGGAATGAAGCGGTGAAGAACAAAGTTTCCTTCATTGGGGGAATCCTTTTCATGCTTAGTG GTCTGCTTGCTGTGGCAATAACTGTTTGGATAATGTATAGAATTGTTGAAGACTTCAATGAGGATGACAAGCGTGAGGACAG GTATGTGATCGGCAGAGCTCTGTATGGAGCATTGGCTGCAGCTCTGCTGTCTTTAATCGGAGGCACACTTTTGTGTGTCTGCAGCATAACACACCTGCGATCTCACAAAAAGATCTCCAAACATCCGATCTCCAACAGTTCTGGAAAAGACTATGTTTAG
- the LOC127641272 gene encoding claudin-1 isoform X1: MAVQLFSYILSIIGLCGLILATISNEWKITGHDNDETVYQVKYEGLWMKCHADPTIHNTKCISYISIFHQLVEIQASRAVMLISIVLSTMAALGTISGLRCTRFLDGNEAVKNKVSFIGGILFMLSGLLAVAITVWIMYRIVEDFNEDDKREDRYVIGRALYGALAAALLSLIGGTLLCVCSITHLRSHKKISKHPISNSSGKDYV, encoded by the exons ATGGCTGTTCAGCTTTTCAGTTATATTCTCTCCATTATCGGATTATGCGGATTAATTCTAGCCACAATTTCGAATGAATGGAAAATCACAGGACACGATAATGATGAAACTGTTTATCAGGTCAAATACGAAGGACTGTGGATGAAGTGCCATGCAGACCCCACCATTCACAATACAAAATGCATCAGTTACATTTCCATTTTTCATCAATTGG TAGAAATCCAGGCGAGCAGAGCAGTAATGCTCATAAGCATCGTCCTTTCAACAATGGCTGCACTAGGGACCATCTCTGGCCTCAGATGCACAAGATTTCTAGATGGGAATGAAGCGGTGAAGAACAAAGTTTCCTTCATTGGGGGAATCCTTTTCATGCTTAGTG GTCTGCTTGCTGTGGCAATAACTGTTTGGATAATGTATAGAATTGTTGAAGACTTCAATGAGGATGACAAGCGTGAGGACAG GTATGTGATCGGCAGAGCTCTGTATGGAGCATTGGCTGCAGCTCTGCTGTCTTTAATCGGAGGCACACTTTTGTGTGTCTGCAGCATAACACACCTGCGATCTCACAAAAAGATCTCCAAACATCCGATCTCCAACAGTTCTGGAAAAGACTATGTTTAG